In Lutra lutra chromosome 6, mLutLut1.2, whole genome shotgun sequence, the following are encoded in one genomic region:
- the LOC125101590 gene encoding basic salivary proline-rich protein 3-like: MSWDGALPRGKGQSWLPRPGAQSSKPDSFGGKRSEGPVRRPAGQAFLAAPAVPPGLRARGGRAHSPPKAREQKPGRGRGPDPPPGNLAAAPPSQPAVQTVPGYRGAARAGRGRCARGRNGRLERSR; encoded by the exons ATGAG CTGGGACGGGGCTCTGCCTCGCGGCAAAGGCCAATCCTGGCTTCCCAGACCCGGGGCCCAAAGCTCAAAGCCGGACTCCTTTGGAGGGAAGAGATCCGAAGGACCGGTCCGGAGGCCTGCGGGCCAGGCCTTCCTGGCAGCGCCCGCGGTCCCTCCGGGCCTGCGCGCCCGCGGCGGTAGGGCACACTCACCGCCAAAGGCCCGCGAGCAGAAGCCGGGAAGAGGCCGCGGTCCCGACCCTCCGCCTGGCAACCTCGCCGCCGCGCCTCCCTCCCAGCCCGCGGTCCAAACGGTCCCGGGCTACAGAGGCGCCGCCCGGGCAGGCCGAGGACGTTGCGCAAGAGGCCG GAATGGTAGACTAGAGCGGAGTAGATGA